Below is a genomic region from Raphanus sativus cultivar WK10039 chromosome 4, ASM80110v3, whole genome shotgun sequence.
ATTGCAGGATAACCTAAATTTTTTCTAACAATTGAAGGTTTTGCTAAAAgagatatgatatgatattgcAGGATAACCTAAATttctaaatgttaaaaattaagaataccatattaaaaatactttaaattaaaattattacaaataaatttaaatacagAGAAAAACTATGTTAAATTTGATATAGTTAGATGTATATTAGTCTGACACTTACCTAGTAGGTAAATAAGTAACACAACAAAACTTCATTACATTGATCTGGTTTTCAATTGTTGATTTGTTACAGGTATTGATCTGTGTTCAATGCaaaatctttggattttttatataaaaaaattcagtgAGATTCTGTTTTATCTATGGGTACTATCATCTAATTATTATGAGACTCCAGTTTGTTTCATTGGACTAGTATATCCCTCTTCGTATTTTGATTTTGTATCTTATCTTTGTTAAGAAAAGTTCTTCATTTGGTTGCATGGGCATATGCTGGAACCAATGACTTATACtgtcaataataaaaaaaaagtctaaaatCTGAAGGTAAACAATCATATTGTGATTGATCAATTTCACACAGTGAACTAAATTCagtgtaaaaaaaaacaactatcaAAAATGAACTCTTGGTTTAACAGAagataaaaaaggaaaaaagtttCCTAGCTGCATGAAATTTACACTAATATGCTGGAAACAATCTAATGTATGAACCGGGACTTCTAGCTCAGGTGATAAAGGACTCACAGCTGTGAATTCCAtcacctgggttcgaatctCGGTCACTGGGAAAACATTTCGGCATCGTCAGAGACAGAAAACCAACATGTGGCAACACATGACTAGTCTTGACCATTTCAATGGAGTCAtaatacctctgtataattcaaaaaacaATCTAATGTATGAAAATGTGTCAATCATTACATGaagtttatgttaatacatgCCACATGTACgaaataaatgataatatggTGGCAATATCACAATCTGGTTTAATTGATCTTAATTTGAGTTAAGAGTCAATCCGTAATTTATGAAACTTATAAacttaattgattttattaataaacttaataattattaaacttaataaaattattaaacttaattgattttattaatacaCTTAACCATTATCAAActtaataaaatgaataatttattaaacttcatAAACTTAATCCtaaacttaataaacttaataNNNNNNNNNNNNNNNNNNNNNNNNNNNNNNNNNNNNNNNNNNNNNNNNNNNNNNNNNNNNNNNNNNNNNNNNNNNNNNNNNNNNNNNNNNNNNNNNNNNNTTAGAAGAATGATAAAAATCCTGAATACACTTTCTATTTTGAGTAGACGTAAGAGTACATTGTAGAAAACACATTCtccgaaatttagaatactttataaaagtaaaaaatatatttagaagaAAAATGGATACCTTTGGGATTAGTagaaatatcatttattttatttagaaatttagtaaatactAGAATGGACGTTCTAAAAAaagtagatgaacgtgtttattttagaaatgttttctactataccatttttcGTAGAAGACgcattctacttttttttttttttttttgtcgacaagattacagactcatgtggactctgtaaaccaaactggttgCTCTGTATCCATATGGACAGTAAACGACGTCTGTTGCCTCACACCACGTGCTAAGCTATCCGCCTTTTTGTTTTGCATCCTTGATATATGAATAATCTCTGAGCTGTGAAAACTTCTCTTGAGACTCCTGATGTCTTCTAAGTAGCTTGTAAAAGccggccattcttctggttccgaaaccatcttcaccaattgagaacaatccgttgcaaaagtaacattatactgccttaagttcctcatacattccattgcccatatgAGAGCCTCCACCTCCGTATGTAAGGGTGATTGACTTGCCCTTGTATTTCTAGCTCCCAGTAAACCTTCAAATCCTTCTAAAGTGCTATACCATCCCTGACCGGAAAAGGTATCTTCTGATTTCCAAGATCCATCCGTAAAACACCATCGTCCCGGTCTAAGCGGTAAAACAGACTCAGATGCCTCTAAAACCTGATTCTTCTCTATTATAACTTGTTGTGCATCTGACCAGAGTAAAGATTCGGTCATAGCCAGTTTAAGGGTATCCCTTGGGTCTATGTCCAAATTACTAAATACCTTATTGTTTCTTCCTTTCCATATGTACCAAAGTATCCACGCAAAATGATGATCGTCCATTGCTGGTTTGATTCTCCAGAACAAATAATCCATATTCGTAAACAAGGATTGTCCTGGAAAATAATCCGGATGCGAAGGGATCCTCGATAGAGCCCAAACCTGGATTTCTGGTGggcattcaaaaaatacatgatttataGATTCCTCAGCTGCTCCACATCTGTCACATCCAATATCTCCCTTGAGACCCCgggcttttaatttttttttaacagctATACATCCTGACAACAACTGCCACAGAAAGTGCTTCATCTTTGGTGGACAACGCACTTTCCAGCAATATGCTTTAAGATCCGTAACTGTTGGACCAAACTCTATTATCCCTTTCCCTCTATCTGGATATGCTCTTTCTATttgatatcctgatttaaccgtatattttccattCTTTGTAAAGTGCCAACCATCCCGGTCTGCTGTTTGTACCCTACTCAAGGGTATACTTTCAACAATCTTGACATCCGCAGGTTCCATTATTTCTTGTAAAGCCAGTGAGTTCCAAGTACGCGACGAGTTATCAATGAGAGAGTCGACCGTAAGATCTGATAagagaatattttgttttttatttgctggtctcgggcggtTGGTTGGGAGCcatggatcattccatactgatatAGAAGATCCTGATCCCACcattttgattagtcctttgctaaccagagatctagcagagatTATACTGCGCCATCCATAGGAGGACGAGTATGATCTGGCCGGTTCTAGGGGTGAAGTATTCCTAAAATACCGACCTTTAAAAACACGAGAAAATAGAGAATTTGGTTTCTCTATAAATCTCCATAGTTGCTTTCCAAGCATAGCTGTGTTGACATCCGTCAGATCTCTAAACCCCAGTCCTCCATCATCCTTATGTAAACAAACCTTATCCCAAGATTTCCAGTGTAATCCTTTTGTGTTACCACtaggactccaccaaaattggGATACAGCGCTCGTAAGTTTCTTCATCACCGTTTTCGGGATTCGATAGCAGGACATAATATGGTTGGGTAGAGCTGTTACCACCGATTTTATAATTACCTCTTTTCCTCCTTtcgtaaaaaaattaaaagtccATCCATTTACTCTGTTGTTTAAGCGTTCCTGAATAAAGCCAAAAACTTGGACCTTTGAACCGCCTAAACTCTCTGGAATTCCTAGATATGTTCCCATTCCTCCCCGATTTTGGATACCCAAAATGTCCCTAAGCTCCTGACGGGTATCCTCATCAATCGTATGTCCAAACTGAATTGATGacttttgaaaattaatctGTTGACCCGAAACCTTTTCGTACTCTTTAAGAATTGCCAAAATAGCCTGACACTCCTCTTTTTGCGCTCTACAGAAGAAAAGACTATCGTCTGCAAAGAGCAAGTGAGATATTGGCGGACAAGCCCTTGCCACTTTTATTCCTGTCAGTCGTTTTCCATTCTCCGCCTTTTTATTATTTGCTATTAAAGCTTCCGTGCACATAATGAATAAATAAGGAGATAATGGATCTCCCTGGCGTAATCCTCTATTCGGAACTATGTGTCCCCGTGGTTGCCCGTTTAAAAGGACTCTATATTGTACCGAGGAAATACACTCCATCATCAATTGAATCCAGTGATGATCAAAACCCATTTTCTGGAGTAAAGCCTGAATAAAACTCCATTCCACTCGGTCATAAgccttactcatatccgttttaaTGGCCATAAACTTATTCTGGCAAGCCTTGTTTGTCCTTAGTCCATGAAACATTTCTTGTGCAATAAGAATATTGTCTGAAATCAATCTCCCGGCTACAAAAGCCGACTGTGTTTCCGAGATCAGAGCCGGAAGACAAGCCTTGAGCCGTTGGCACAATAcctttgaaataattttatatcctACATTACATAGACTTATTGGTCTAAGCTCTGTCATCCTTGTCGGCCTCTCCGCTTTGGGAATCAAgcatatatttgtaatatttaagcGCTCATCCATCTTCCCTGTGGTCAAAAAATTATTGACCAATTCCAAAATATCATGTTTAATGATATGCCACGCATGTTGGAAAAAAAGTGCCGTCATTCCATCTGGCCCCGGTGCCTTTTCCGGATGCATCATAAATAATGCTTGTCGCACCTCTTCTTCTGTAGCAAGCTGTACAAGTCGCTGGTTCATTTGCTGAGAAACAGATGGTTGAATTTCATCTAAGAACTCATCAAATTCCGAAGGCGACGTAGTACTAAAGAGATCATCAAAATAACCCACTGCGACCCGCTCAATTCCATTTTCCTCCACCACCCAGTTTCCATTATTATCATATAATCCCACTATGCGATTGCGCGTCCGCCGCTGTTTTGTTAAAGCATGAAAAAAATTTGTGCTGAGGTCTCCAGCCGTATTCCATGTATTTCGACTTTTCTGTTGCCAGTAATCCTCTTCATCCTTGTACGCCTCTTGTAATTTTCTAGACACCTCCAGAATATCTTCCTGCGATCTATTATCATCTGTTTGGACTTCCTCCAAAGCCTTTTGAAGCTCTGCGATTTTCTCTTTTCCATATGGGGGATTATTTTTGTTCCAGGTAGAGATCTCGTGTCGGCAATTGATAATTCTTGACACGACATCTCCCCTGGTACCCCCTGAATTCCTCATCTCCTTTGTCCAACCTCTGGTAATGGACTCCATAAAACCCTCCCTTCCAAGCCATCGTTTGTCAAACCGAAACTGCCCTTTGCGTCTAACGACCTTATCTTCTAAATATGCCACTATCGGCCTGTGATCCGAGCCCACcatttttaaatattctgtATGTGAATTTGGAAACATTGAATGCCATTCTTCATTTGCCAAAGCGCGATCTAGGCGACACCAGATCATCGTCGCTTTGCCATTAActtttcttcttccttgccAGGACAATTTATTTCCCCGTGCCGGGAATTCCAAGAGTCCACTGTTAcgtatcatattattaaatgatacaaAAGAATCTGCACTATGCAACGGTCCCCCCTCTTTTTCATGGTTCCCCGTGATCTCATTGAGGTCGCCAATAATGAACCATGGATCATCCCTTGAGATACCATATCTTGTTAATCTTTCCCACACTTGATCTCTTAAATTTTAGATTGGATCCCCATATACAAATGTCATATAAATTTTCTTTCCCAGTGTCTCTGCCTCCACATCTATCATCCTAGCACTAGAGTATAAGATGTTAACATGGAActcattattataatataatgccAACCCTCCACTCGATCCATTTGGATCCACCGTTATTAAATTATCATATCCAAAATGTGATTGAAATCCTTGAACAAAAGCAAGATCTTGTTTTGTTTccgataaaaataaaaaatctggtTTATGTTGATGCCATATTTCCCGTAAATAACTGATTGTCCATTTACTTCCCATGCCTCTACAATTCCAACTTAATACTTtcatcaaaaatatgaaaaaaaacaaattagacATTGATTCATAGGCATGATGAAGCCCGTAATATCCATCCATCCATAAGACAAACTAACTCCTTATGTCCTCGCTCCGTTATAAACCAGGCCCCCTGGTAATAGAAATGACACACGTTCCTCACTAAATCTTCAATATCTCCGCACCGTAATTGGTCCGAAGTCATGAAATTCTCCTTTTCCCCGTAAACCCAAAACAAAATCTCATAACATACTTTTTGCTTCTCCATATAccatgtttcttcttcttgtggtTGGTTTAAAGGGGCCAACCACAATGTCTGTTCCATGATGACCAAAATGATAATTTCATGGCAAGCTCCCAAGTGTAAACAAACCGAATAAAGTGAAAACCATGTCCGAGTTTCATGCCAAACACTATACCAAGAACCAACATAACCCCTCTTATTCCATTTCCAATTCCTGTAAATCGATTTCCCTCTCCCGGTCTCTTTAGTCCATAGGATATTGTCAAGCGTACGTATATACTTGTATTGTTCATACAGTTGGTGATCCCAAAAAATAGAATCACCAAAATTTAAGCCCATTAGACAATCCAGATATAAGTTCCTAATAATAACGACATCACCATATTTAAACCACAATATGCCATTCCgtatattaaaaagaatcttGACTACCtgtataaataatattacaCTGGTACAGAAATAATCCCCACAATTCCTCTCTTTTATCAGAACAAAGAAGCCCAAACAGAATTCATTTCCTAGCTTGATAAGTATCAGTTTCCTCTCCCTTATTGTTATCTGCCGATGACTATACAAGAGGAGTTTcgcattctacttttagtagaacgtatttcaaaaattttatttatcaagtttttgaacaaaaaaaaattaccgaGCAAGTTTTtagaaatacaaaaaataaaaaggagaaaaatagacaaaaatgattttataccaaagggataataacatgtttttttgttctattcTTGCAAATTTCCCTAGTTAAAATGTGCTGGCGGATCATAATAGGGACTCGTTCAAACTCACAAATTAGTCACAATCAGAATAAAAACACTCCTTAGTATACCAGAGAAGAAACATTCGCTTCGGCTTCCAAAACTTAAGTAAATActgtattaaatttttaacttctaaataaattataaatatatgtgtaAATTATAGTTCAATCAGAAATtctataagttttaaaaatcaaaggGCTGGCCCTTATCAAATTCACGAAAATAGTAGAGCAATATTGTCATGTAAGCAAATAATAATGCAAtttgtaaaactaaaaaaagtattctaataatatttacacttttaacaaaaaaaaagatcaacaACACATATTCTGAACAGAGCTAGTATAGTATATCACAATTTGAACCCTTTTTTGTCATCTGTAGATTTCACTTAAACAAAAGGAATAATAGTTCATTACAAGCACTTAATCCATCCTATACTAGAAAGGATTGATCACAATTTGAACCCTAACTGGGGGCATTACATCATGAACTATTATTTACATGACATAGTTCGCCAAATAATcctcacaaaaaaaatattcttaatatCAGAAAATACAGTAGCCACATTTGactttaccaaaagaaaaaaaaaagacaatttgAGAATCAACGACAACGTCTTGTAGAAATAGAATCCATACATACTTATGGATTTTGGAATTTAAATTCTTTCTAATAAAATTGTGAAATGTGAATTTTGGAGTTTTTCCTAGGTGATTAAGTAGATGAGCAAGATTTGTTTCTGAAAATTTCATATAGTATTCTACTAGATGGATCTTCCAAGTTCCAACCATGTTGGCATGTACCTATATTTTGTATGATTAATGTACCTACTATACTTTTATATGAAaccatttacaaatatatagagataATTAATATTCTCACATATTTCCAATATGATATTttcatgatatatattataactgGTTTATATTTCTATTAAGTTAAATTTTGAGAGAGATACATTTCTGGTAAATAATTACCAAACATTGTTAACTAAGATGTCATTTATCTGTCACAACTTAGATTACTAAAGTGTTTGTATTCTTCTGACTTCTGCTGTTGTTTGCAGTGAATGAATCTGCATTTGACATTCTTTATTGCATTGCCTTCAAGCTAAGGGATCAGCAATGGCTCTCCATGCGTGCTTCATACATGGAATTTAACGTAAGCACTTTCTTTAACCTGTCCTATTATCACTAGAAGTTTTGGATTCAAATGAACATTGGGAATCATTTTGGCCACGTACTTTTGATGCTTTTTCTTGGCCTCAACATAATAAGATCAGCAAGTGGTTAATGGTAATTGTGTCAAAATGTGGATAAAAAACACAGACGGTAATGAAATCGACAAGGCGGCAATTGGAGAGAGAGATAATGGCTGAAGACATAACATATATTGAAGATATGCCATTTATACAGCCTCCTTCTCAGTCAATAAATAGCAAACAGCTACGAATGACTACTGTGTAAGTAGAATGATCTAACACCTCAAGAAACTCTAAGACAAGCATGAAAGAAGACAAGGTTTAATAGAAaaaaggtttcaaaaaaaaaaaaagaagacaaggTCTCTCTATCTACACATTGAATTTAATTTATCTTAGTGATGGCTACATGAATTTCGGACATTGAGTTGTCATTTCTTTGAAACAGAAGTTCAGGTTGTTTCGTATAGGATTAGTTTTGTCTAACTTGTATAAACGTTGTTTGGTTCGATAGTTTTTGGgctaattaataaatttggttATAATATTGGTTAAAAGCAGTGGACTAGATGTGTAGTTTACAATAGTCAAATGTTATGTAGCTGTGTGAAATATATTTCAGTCTATTTACAATAACAAGTTGAGTTGCGATGATTAGATTATTGTTTTACAACGGGTTAATTTTAGACCACGTCTTTGTTCTTTATACgacttgtttttctttaaaaaaaataattcaaacccATTCTTTCACGCGCTAATTTGGCGTAGATATATATCAACTTGTGTTTTCTTGATTAGTTAAAATCCAATATGGTTTGTAATTTGCTCCATAATCATGTAGAACATGATTATACATAGCCTGCACAATTTACcaattacaaaaatgaaaatgacAAGGAAAAAATCATTAGAAACAAAAGCAGGTGATAGTAGTGTAGTAATAGTAGTTACAAAGATCCAGACCAAAAAACAATATTGAGCAAACAAAGCTCTGTACACTATGTAATTTAGCTCATGGCAACAAATATCAGTAACATGGTGAGCCCCATCATTCCATAGCTCACCGTGACTCCCTTAAACGCTGCGTTTGACGGAGAAGGGGTTGTTGAAGTCGGCAAGGACGGCGAAGGGGAGGGCGACTCTGATGGAGATGGAGTCTTAGGTTTACGCGGAGAGCGTGGGGCAAGCGGTGGAGATTTTGGGGAAGGAGTGGCCGGAGCAAGGACGGGAACGGCGAGTTTCATGCCACCTAGGCAATGACCAGGAGTAGGGCAAATGAAGTGTATAGTTCCAACTGTTGTAAGATTGATCTTAGTATCTCCGCCTGAGAAGCTTTGCGTAGCTCCGCTACTGTCGCAGGCATCGAAGCCAGCTTTATTCACAACGGACACAGAGTGTGAAGGACCGTACTTGAACTCTATACAATGATACATGATAACGGTTAAACATTTAGGCTtcattagtttaatattttacatcatagtTTTTGGTGATTTTTCCATTTAACCATCATCTAGATTGTGATCCGTTTTTACTAgcagattttatttttggataaaatatgttaagtattgatttttgaattttaatttacatatttattttattaaaataattacacttatttctttaattttactTAGCTTAATCGGCCTtcggttgaaccggtaaatctAATAATCTATATGAGAAAGAAGAAAGTTGCGTGTGTCAAATATAATTAGTGTTCATTACATTTCTGACCGGATATTTACTAAACAATCAACAGTATAAGAGAGGAAGTAACAAAAGTTCGATAGTATAAAAAAATGAGTATTAATTATTTCTAACGGGTTTAACATTATAATagataaatttatttagtttaaaaacttacaaagaaGATTGAGTCCAACacaatatttctgttttatcaaaataaattttaaatttttattttctattaagTTTAACCGTTtcttatgattaataataaagCATCTTTCAAGAATTAATTTAATTCTAACAAAGGTTAGGttagaagaaagaaacaaatttgCTTATTAggttaaacttaaaaatatgtttcttagtcaagcaatttaattttttttagaggaatgaaaatcaatttatataccTAGAGTGTCACCGACTCTGAATGTCTTTCCAGTGACCCAAGTCGTGTAATCGACACCACTGGTCCAGCCAGCAACATCACCGACCTTAAAAGTCACGGCCAAGACGGCAGGGGCTCCCGCTAgaaggagaaggaagagaaCGCCCGCCGTGGTTGATCCCATTGAGATAAGTaatgcaaaagaaaagagaaaaagagatcGAGATAAGGAATAGAGTTATATCGAGAGAGGCAATGAGCTAGGAGGACGATGCCAACTACTAATAGATATATAGTTACATAAGGGATCACATTTGAAAAAGTCGTGCTTAGATGATCGATGGCCAACTAGTTTATATtcattgattttaaatatttgccagttctttcttcttttcaaacTTTGTCGTCGTAAAATGACGAACTACATAGTTCAAGTGTTCAACCTAAAGTTTATATATCCATGTGCAATTTGCTCAACCTAaagttcaaaataaaaagaagttgTACTCCatctttcgtttttttttggataGTTTCATATCAGAAAAATGTATTTCGAAACGTTAATTAATTGTCAAAGTCGATAATTGTTATTTTATCTATGTGACtatgtttcttttttgataaaagGCTAAGTGACTACGTTGTTTgctatatttttatcaaaattgtCGTTTACACATTTAGCTTGCATCAATGATGTTGGGTGCTTTTTTGATACAGTCAGTATGTTTGACCGCTAAACCGTTGACCTAAAACAAGTTAccaattgtttctttttttttgctaaaatattcgGTGTATAGAAGATAAAGACGAATGAAACAAGATACAAAATGTATGAACATTGCAACGATCGAGTTGAAGTAAAACAGTTTCTCTGTTACTAAACCTCAGTGTGGACCTGTGGTGAACGTATAGACAGAGAGAGACCCCTTTGTTGctctaaaattattattattatagaaattaaaatagATAGAACGTATATAAACTTTCTAATCGGAATGAAACCTTACaaccttttttttaaattagatgaTAGCAAGGAGAGGGCTA
It encodes:
- the LOC108836762 gene encoding uclacyanin-3-like, coding for MGSTTAGVLFLLLLAGAPAVLAVTFKVGDVAGWTSGVDYTTWVTGKTFRVGDTLEFKYGPSHSVSVVNKAGFDACDSSGATQSFSGGDTKINLTTVGTIHFICPTPGHCLGGMKLAVPVLAPATPSPKSPPLAPRSPRKPKTPSPSESPSPSPSLPTSTTPSPSNAAFKGVTVSYGMMGLTMLLIFVAMS